A region of the Streptomyces durocortorensis genome:
CCTGATGCGGTCCAGGAACGCCGCCCGGATGATGCAGCCCGCCCGCCAGATCGCCGCCACCGCACCGGGGTCGATGCCCCAGTCGTACGCCTCGCTGCCCGCCCGGATCTGGTGGAAGCCCTGCGTGTACGAGACGACCTTGGAGGCGTACAGGGCCTGCTCGACCCGGTCCGCGAAGGCCGCGGCCTCCGCCCCCTTCAGCGGCTCCGGCGCGGGCCCCGGCAGACCTCGGGCGGCCTCCCGCAGATCGGCGTGGCCGGAAAGCGACCGGGCGAAGACCGCCTCGGCGATCCCGGAGACCGGAACACCGAGGTCGAGCGCGATCTGTACGGTCCAGCGCCCGGTCCCCTTCTGCTCGGCCCGGTCCTGCACGATGTCGACGAAGGGTGCGCCGGTCGCCGCGTCCGTATGGGCGAGGACCTCCGCCGTGATCTCGATGAGGTACGAGTCGAGCCGCCCGGTGTTCCAGGTGCGGAAGACGTCCGCGATCTGCGTGGGGGAGTAGCCGCCCACGGAGCGCAGCAGGTCGTAGGCTTCGGCGATCAGCTGCATGTCGGCGTACTCGATGCCGTTGTGGACCATCTTCACGAAGTGCCCGGCGCCGTCGGGGCCGATATGCGCGGTGCACGGTGTGCCGTCCTTCGCCTGCGCGGCGATCTTCTCCAGCAGCGGCTCCAGCGATGCGTAGGACTCCGCCGAGCCGCCCGGCATGATGCTGGGCCCGTTGAGCGCGCCCTCCTCGCCGCCGGAGATCCCCGCCCCCACGAAGTGGATGCCGAGCTCGCGCAGCTCCCGTTCGCGGCGCCGGGTGTCCTCGAAGTGGGCGTTCCCGCCGTCGATGATGACGTCGCCCTCCTCCAGCAGCGGCGCGAACTCCCCGATCACCGCGTCGGTGGGCCGACCGGCCTTCACCATGATCACCAGCCGCCGGGGCCGCTCCAGAGCGGCGACGAACTCCTCGGGGGTGTGCGCCGCGACGAACGTGCCCTCGTCGCCGAACTCCTCGACCAGGGCGTCGGTCCGGGAAGCCGTGCGGTTGTGCACGGCGACGGTGAAACCGTTGCGCGCGAAGTTCCGGGCGAGGTTGCGGCCCATGACCGCGAGTCCGGTGACGCCGATCCGGGCGGTGCCGCTCATCTGTGTGCTCCTGGGGGATCAGGGGTGTGTGCGGTGCTGAGGTACGCGGTGGGCAAGCCGTACACACGGTGTGTGCTGTGCGTTCGCAGGGGGTACGGAGCGGGGGGCGGCGGCGTTCAGGGTGCGGAGCCCGGGGGTGGGCTCAGGGCGAGGGCGAGGAGGCCGTACCACTGGGGCCGGGCAGCGCATCGCCGTCGATGAGCGAGTCCTCCTCCGCCGGGTCGGGGATGACGTGCATGGCCGCTTCCTCGGCGGAGGCCGCCGCGCCGTCGATGCCCACATCGCTGGCGGTGAGGGTGGCCGGAACACTCCCGTCGGCCTGCTGGGTCAGCCGCCCGGCACGTACGACGCCCACCTCGCCGTCCCAGAGCTCGCCGTCCCCGCCCACCAGATCGCCCACGCCGTCGCCCGGAAATCCGTCGGGCTCGGGCAGCTCACGGGTCAGCCGGGCCTCCAGGGATTCGCCCGTGAGGCCTTCGGCCGCGGTGGTGCCGCGGCCCTCGACCGCCCACGGCCGGTCCGGCGGCGAATACCCCTCGTCGAGGGGGTCACCGGTGCCGGAAGGATCCATGAGCGTGTCCTCGGCGCCGAGCTGCTCATCGGGGTCGGAAGCCTCGGGCTGTTCCTGGGGCTGGTAGACGTCGTCCCCCCAGTCGGTGTCGCTCATGGTGCGTCCTTTCCTCGGGAGAACCACTGTCCCCTGTACGCAATTCCACTCCGGTCCTGCTCCGGCCGCAAAGGGAAGATCGGTATCCGGCGGGCGGCGAGAGCGCCGGGAGCGGGTCCGTCCGCAGGTCGCGGGCGTGCGTGGCCGCTCTGCTGCCGGTTCACGGACTGTTCAGCGGCAGAGCAGACCAGCCCTGGGGGGCAGAGCAGAGCAGCGCAGGGCGGGGCAGAGGAGGCTGGGGCGTTCCGGGCCACCGGGCCGCTCGCCTCGTGCCGGGCCGCAGGAGCGTGGGGCGATCCGGAGCCGGACCGGGGGGCTTCCCACCGCACGTACACTCGGCGCATGGGACGTAGCGCAGAGCCGATGGAGTGCCGCCCGCACCGGGCCGCTTCCGCGCTGCCCCCGGCCGTCTCCCGCGCGGCCGCGCCACCGGCGCCCGCCGACGCGGCGCCCGGGACGGGGCGTACGGCACTGCACGGCCACGGCTAGCGTTCTTCGCAGCGATTCCGGTCGGCGGCTTCCGCTGACATTCGGCGGCATCCGGCCGCATCCGGCGTTCGTGGACCACGGCAACTCCGCCCCGGTCCTCCGCCCCACCACGCACCCGAACACCACCGCCTCCGGCCCGCCGAGCACCGGAGACACCGCCGCACCGGCACGCGCCGGACGCGAGATCCAACCATCGGCTCCACAGCATCACGCGGCCCACGGCGCACCCGCCCGGGCCGCTTCCCGGCGACGGCCGCACGACCGGGGCCGCGCCGCACTCGAAGGGATCATCGTGAAGCTGAGCGACCTACTGGCCGGGCAGGACCACCATGTGCTCCAGGGAACCCCGGAGCGCACGGACGTCACCGCCGGAACGACGTTCGACGTGGACCGGGTCACCCCCGGCTCCGTCTACGTCGCGGTACCCGGCCATGCCGCCGGCGGCCCCGAGGCCGTCGCGCCGGCGGTCGCACGCGGCGCGGTCGCCGTCCTGGTCGACGAAGAGGCACCACCCCTTCCCGCGGCCGTGGGAGACGCCTGCGCCGTACGTGTCCCCGACGCCCGCCGGGCCGCGGCGGTCGTCGCCTCCCGCTACCACGGGGAACCGGGCCGGGCGATGGACCTCATCGCCATCACCGGGACGAACGGCAAGACGTCCGTCTCGTACATGACCGAGTCGGTGCTCCGCCTCGCCGAGGGCGCACGGGTCGGCGTGATCGGCACCGCGGGGAGCCGTATCGGGGACGAGTCCATCCCGATGCCGCCCTCGGTGCTCACCACCCCGGAATCGCCCGATCTCCAGTACCTGCTGGGGTACATGCGTGACCGGTCCGCCGGCAGCGTCGTCCTGGAGGCCACGTCGATGGGCCTGTTGACGCACCGTCTGGACCGTACGTTCATCGATGTCGGCGTCTTCACCAACCTGACCCAGGACCACCTCGACGACCACGGCACCATGGAGAACTACCGGGACGCCAAACTCCGCCTCTTCCAGGGCCTGTGCCGCCGCGCCGTGATCAACGCCGACGACCCGGTGGGCGCCGGGATCCGTGACCTGATGCCCGACGCGGTGACCACGTACGCGCTGGACGGCGATGCCGACTACCGTGCGAGCGACCTCGCCGTGGACGCTTCGGGTACCCGGTTCACCCTGCACCACGACGGCCGCAAGTACCCGGCGGCGATCCCCTCGCCCGGGCGGTTCTCGGTCTCCAACGCGCTGGCGACGCTGGCCGCGTGCCACCTCCTGGGCCATGGCCTGACCGGGCTGGTGGACGCCCTGGAGCGGATGCCGCAGATCCCCGGCCGCTTCGAACGGCTCCGCACCCCTGCGGGCACCTCGGTGATCGTGGACTACGCCCACTCGCCGGACTCCCTCAGCAAGGTTCTCACCACGATCCGGGGCTTCGCCCAGGGCCGGGTGATCACCGTCTTCGGCTGCGGCGGCGACCGCGACACCACCAAGCGTGCCGAGATGGGCACCATCGCGGGCACCCACTCCGACTTGTGCGTCCTCACCTCGGACAACCCGCGCTACGAGGACCCCGAGGCGATCCTCGACCAGATCGCGCCGGGCATCGCGTCGACCGGGACGCCGTACGAGCGGCACACCGACCGCCGCCAGGCCATCGCCGCCGCCCTGGCGGAGGCGGGCCCGGACGACATCGTGCTCATCGCGGGCAAGGGCAGCGAACCGCACCAGAGTGCCGAGGGCGTGCTGCTGCCGTTCAGCGACATGGCCACCGTGCGCGAGTTGACCGGCGGATAGCCGGGGCGGGGAGCGGCCCGGGCACCCTGCCGGGCCCGCCCCGGCGGTACGGAGCAGTGCTCCGCACCTTCCGTACCGCCGGGGCGATTAACACCACCGATGCGTCAATCGTGACGATCAAGGTGTTGGTGCGGCAGCCGGGTGACCTGGGAAGCTGGCCCGGCCGGGCCCGAACGCCGGGTCGGCGGGCGAACGACAGGGAGCTGCACGGGTGGACGTCTTCACGACGGAGGCAGGGCGGGTACGGGGACGGCGTGCCGCCCGGGACCGGGGGATCGTGGCCGTACGCGGCCTCCCGTACGCGGCCCCGCCGTTCGGCGCCCTCCGGTTCCGGGAACCGCATCCGCCGGAGCCCTGGGACGGGGTACGCGACTGCACCGCGTTCGGGCCCGTGGCTCCCCAGTCGGCCGAGCTGCCCGGTGCACCGGTCTGGTCGCCCGGTGACGAGGACATCCTCACGCTGAACATCTGGACGCCCGCCGACGGCCCCGGGGACCTCCCCGTGCTGGTCTGGATCCACGGCGGTGCGTACGTCTTCGGCTCCTCGGCCCAGCCCGACTTCGACGGCACCGCACTCGCGGCCTGGGGGCTCGTTGTCGTCACCCTCAACAGCCGTCTCGGCTTCGAGGGGTTCGGCCACGTCCCCGCCGCCGACG
Encoded here:
- a CDS encoding UDP-N-acetylmuramoyl-L-alanyl-D-glutamate--2,6-diaminopimelate ligase, with amino-acid sequence MKLSDLLAGQDHHVLQGTPERTDVTAGTTFDVDRVTPGSVYVAVPGHAAGGPEAVAPAVARGAVAVLVDEEAPPLPAAVGDACAVRVPDARRAAAVVASRYHGEPGRAMDLIAITGTNGKTSVSYMTESVLRLAEGARVGVIGTAGSRIGDESIPMPPSVLTTPESPDLQYLLGYMRDRSAGSVVLEATSMGLLTHRLDRTFIDVGVFTNLTQDHLDDHGTMENYRDAKLRLFQGLCRRAVINADDPVGAGIRDLMPDAVTTYALDGDADYRASDLAVDASGTRFTLHHDGRKYPAAIPSPGRFSVSNALATLAACHLLGHGLTGLVDALERMPQIPGRFERLRTPAGTSVIVDYAHSPDSLSKVLTTIRGFAQGRVITVFGCGGDRDTTKRAEMGTIAGTHSDLCVLTSDNPRYEDPEAILDQIAPGIASTGTPYERHTDRRQAIAAALAEAGPDDIVLIAGKGSEPHQSAEGVLLPFSDMATVRELTGG
- the gndA gene encoding NADP-dependent phosphogluconate dehydrogenase → MSGTARIGVTGLAVMGRNLARNFARNGFTVAVHNRTASRTDALVEEFGDEGTFVAAHTPEEFVAALERPRRLVIMVKAGRPTDAVIGEFAPLLEEGDVIIDGGNAHFEDTRRRERELRELGIHFVGAGISGGEEGALNGPSIMPGGSAESYASLEPLLEKIAAQAKDGTPCTAHIGPDGAGHFVKMVHNGIEYADMQLIAEAYDLLRSVGGYSPTQIADVFRTWNTGRLDSYLIEITAEVLAHTDAATGAPFVDIVQDRAEQKGTGRWTVQIALDLGVPVSGIAEAVFARSLSGHADLREAARGLPGPAPEPLKGAEAAAFADRVEQALYASKVVSYTQGFHQIRAGSEAYDWGIDPGAVAAIWRAGCIIRAAFLDRIRAAYDTRPDLVSLLSDEEFGREIGAAQDDWRSVVAEAVRQGVPTPGFAAALAYYDGLRAERLPAALTQGQRDFFGAHTYRRTDREGSFHTLWGGDRSEVGAG
- a CDS encoding DUF5709 domain-containing protein → MSDTDWGDDVYQPQEQPEASDPDEQLGAEDTLMDPSGTGDPLDEGYSPPDRPWAVEGRGTTAAEGLTGESLEARLTRELPEPDGFPGDGVGDLVGGDGELWDGEVGVVRAGRLTQQADGSVPATLTASDVGIDGAAASAEEAAMHVIPDPAEEDSLIDGDALPGPSGTASSPSP